A stretch of the Triplophysa dalaica isolate WHDGS20190420 chromosome 19, ASM1584641v1, whole genome shotgun sequence genome encodes the following:
- the si:ch211-241b2.5 gene encoding programmed cell death 1 ligand 1 yields MMLVLVFQALLWPAVSALFTVDMEQSSYEARLHEDIQLVCTFSKVKSLSDLHIIWRRIEPKPEEEVYRYRRGRKMQNFTDPQFRERAHLIHEQLNQNRAVLELKKLRIKDSGIYQCIVKVEDDGDYDGDYKDIKLSVTALHNPVKKNVQKSESEDEVDLSCEFEGYPLPQILWSDGQNINLTGKSRHSTRTTNEDLFNVTTRLAVGRDLSRNYTCSFLTEGRVTQAATFIIPHEIPSGSSHQYVWICAVVVVVLVVVFISIFHHRRKHSQKDGRNEASKCSLQFPQTPAHTDTLLTVNENRAQIGDMKPQEHVEKLLTHRDALNPQNSQAGRGEEQTVVKLQ; encoded by the exons ATGATGTTGGTGTTGGTGTTTCAGGCTCTGCTCTGGCCCGCTGTCTCAG CCCTGTTCACAGTTGATATGGAGCAGAGTTCATATGAGGCACGGCTCCACGAGGACATCCAACTCGTGTGCACGTTCTCAAAAGTCAAAAGCCTTTCTGACCTCCACATCATATGGCGCAGAATCGAGCCGAAGCCCGAAGAGGAGGTCTACAGATACAGGAGAGGAAGAAAAATGCAGAACTTCACCGACCCGCAGTTCAGAGAGCGAGCTCATCTCATCCACGAGCAACTGAATCAGAATCGAGCCGTATTAGAATTAAAAAAGCTCAGGATTAAAGATTCAGGAATATACCAGTGCATCGTCAAAGTGGAAGATGATGGAGACTACGATGGAGATTACAAAGACATCAAGCTCAGTGTTACGG CACTTCATAATCCAGTGAAGAAAAATGTGCAGAAATCCGAATCAGAAGACGAAGTGGACCTGTCGTGTGAGTTTGAAGGATACCCGCTGCCGCAGATTCTCTGGAGCGACGGACAGAATATAAACCTCACTGGGAAATCCAGACACAGCACACGCACCACGAATGAAGATCTCTTTAACGTCACCACTCGACTGGCGGTGGGACGAGACCTCTCGAGAAACTACACCTGCTCCTTCCTGACGGAGGGTCGAGTCACACAGGCGGCCACTTTCATTATTCCCC ATGAAATTCCGTCCGGTTCTTCACATCAGTATGTTTGGATCTGCGCTGTGGTGGTTGTGGTACTGGTCGTTGTCTTCATCTCCATCTTCCACCATAGAAGAAAACACA GTCAGAAAGACGGAAGAAATGAAGCATCAAAGTGTTCACTTCAGTTCCCACAAACCCCTGCACACACCGACA CTTTGTTGACAGTAAATGAGAACAGAGCACAGATCGGTGACATGAAACCGCAAG AGCATGTGGAAAAACTTCTGACTCACAGAGACGCTCTTAATCCGCAGAATTCACAAGCAGGCAGAGGTGAAGAACAGACTGTTGTCAAATTGCAATAA
- the LOC130408529 gene encoding trichohyalin-like isoform X2, producing the protein MARARTMDNDKRESLLNDDGSFSNEAKSSRGCIETFRLMVLGSDDALMNQACAAILGLPQRENDRYIEACVFKEGQINGRQVSLVKTPSYWLEHLKSFLFFRRTVRSLRSDMEFCESFVFPGPHAFLLVLGDPSNSSKEHLLLRALCEIFGKEVLDYIMVLCVHHSNRDILNNRCVKMCRQRYHILEKTENNVPNLFEKIENMSNRYRTRYFTKHVHLLETAKKYLQTELNKNNRAMEHSLKGELSKIKMTVKDGRNEIAELKRQNEELRTQIRRGLEDAQVIEKQLRSDLDCSRAREDQLRRDLDDSRGREDQLRRDLEDVQVNEKQLRRDLDDSRSREDQLRRDLEDSRSREDQLRRDLEDSRSREDQLRRDLEDSRSREDQLRRDLEDSRSREDQLRRDLEDAQVREKQLRRGLADSRGREDQLRVDNLKLQSEIKHIKDTEKVLGKTNTELQVKERELCNRQRDLDDRERNVESEKRELETREREVASREREVESKMTRERDFAQRNTWSGGKGLTPPDASARPLDKETGAESSDGDSQVTRSDVTDEIKPVRRNSLPEPPYMSECGPLHIL; encoded by the exons atggcACGAG CACGAACCATGGACAACGATAAAAGAG AGAGTCTTTTGAATGATG ATGGATCATTCTCAAATGAAGCAAAATCATCCAGAGGCTGCATTGAAACATTTAGATTGATGGTGCTTGGTAGTGATGATGCTTTAATGAATCAAGCTTGTGCTGCCATCCTTGGGTTACCACAGAGAGAGAATGATAGATATATTGAAGCATGCGTATTTAAAGAGGGTCAGATTAATGGACGACAGGTCTCTCTAGTGAAAACTCCATCCTATTGGCTAGAACACTTgaaatcatttctgtttttcagaaGAACAGTCAGATCTTTGAGAAGTGACATGGAGTTTTGTGAGTCCTTTGTTTTTCCCGGACCTCATGCCTTTCTGCTGGTGCTCGGAGATCCAAGTAATTCCTCCAAAGAGCATTTGCTTTTACGAGCTTTGTGTGAAATCTTTGGGAAGGAAGTTTTAGATTACATTATGGTTTTATGTGTGCATCATTCGAACAGGGACATTTTAAACAACCGCTGTGTCAAAATGTGCAGGCAGAGGTATCACATTTTAGAGAAAACTGAGAATAATGTTCCAAATCtttttgaaaaaattgaaaatatgtcaaacaGATATAGAACTAGATATTTCacaaaacatgttcatttattGGAAACGGCTAAAAAGTATCTCCAGAcagaattgaataaaaataatagagCAATGGAACATTCTCTTAAAGGAGAATTGTCGAAAATCAAAATGACTGTTAAAGATGGCAGAAATGAAATTGCggaattaaaaagacaaaatgaggAGCTACGAACACAGATAAGAAGAGGTCTGGAAGATGCCCAGGTCATAGAGAAACAGTTGAGAAGTGATCTGGACTGTTCCAGAGCTAGAGAGGATCAGTTAAGAAGAGATCTGGATGATTCCAGGGGCAGAGAGGATCAGTTAAGACGAGATCTGGAGGATGTCCAGGTCAATGAGAAACAGTTAAGAAGAGATCTGGATGATTCCAGGAGCAGAGAGGATCAGTTAAGAAGAGATCTGGAGGATTCCAGGAGCAGAGAGGATCAGTTAAGAAGAGATCTGGAGGATTCCAGGAGCAGAGAGGATCAGTTAAGAAGAGATCTGGAGGATTCCAGGAGCAGAGAGGATCAGTTAAGAAGAGATCTGGAGGATTCCAGGAGCAGAGAGGATCAGTTAAGAAGAGATCTGGAGGATGCCCAGGTCAGAGAGAAACAGTTAAGAAGAGGTCTGGCTGATTCCAGAGGCAGAGAGGATCAGTTAAGGGTGGACAATCTGAAACTtcaaagtgaaataaaacatataaaagacacagaaaaggTCCTGGGAAAGACAAATACAGAATTACAAGTCAAAGAAAGAGAGTTGTGTAATAGGCAGCGAGATCTggatgacagagagagaaatgttGAGTCTGAAAAGAGAGAACTAGAGACCAGAGAGCGTGAAGTGgcatcgagagagagagaagtggaGTCCAAAATGACCAGAGAAAGAGATTTTGCTCAAAGAAACACCTGGTCCGGTGGAAAAGGGTTGACTCCTCCTGATG CCAGTGCCAGACCTCTAGATAAAGAGACTGGAGCAGAGAGCAGTGATGGAGATTCACAAGTCACAAGATCAGATGTGACTGATGAAATAAAACCTGTGAGACGAAACAGTCTGCCAGAGCCACCCTATA TGTCTGAATGTGGTCCTCTACATATTCTGTGA
- the LOC130408529 gene encoding trichohyalin-like isoform X1 translates to MARARTMDNDKRESLLNDDEDEDTDNHGSFSNEAKSSRGCIETFRLMVLGSDDALMNQACAAILGLPQRENDRYIEACVFKEGQINGRQVSLVKTPSYWLEHLKSFLFFRRTVRSLRSDMEFCESFVFPGPHAFLLVLGDPSNSSKEHLLLRALCEIFGKEVLDYIMVLCVHHSNRDILNNRCVKMCRQRYHILEKTENNVPNLFEKIENMSNRYRTRYFTKHVHLLETAKKYLQTELNKNNRAMEHSLKGELSKIKMTVKDGRNEIAELKRQNEELRTQIRRGLEDAQVIEKQLRSDLDCSRAREDQLRRDLDDSRGREDQLRRDLEDVQVNEKQLRRDLDDSRSREDQLRRDLEDSRSREDQLRRDLEDSRSREDQLRRDLEDSRSREDQLRRDLEDSRSREDQLRRDLEDAQVREKQLRRGLADSRGREDQLRVDNLKLQSEIKHIKDTEKVLGKTNTELQVKERELCNRQRDLDDRERNVESEKRELETREREVASREREVESKMTRERDFAQRNTWSGGKGLTPPDASARPLDKETGAESSDGDSQVTRSDVTDEIKPVRRNSLPEPPYMSECGPLHIL, encoded by the exons atggcACGAG CACGAACCATGGACAACGATAAAAGAG AGAGTCTTTTGAATGATG atgaagatgaagatacTGATAACC ATGGATCATTCTCAAATGAAGCAAAATCATCCAGAGGCTGCATTGAAACATTTAGATTGATGGTGCTTGGTAGTGATGATGCTTTAATGAATCAAGCTTGTGCTGCCATCCTTGGGTTACCACAGAGAGAGAATGATAGATATATTGAAGCATGCGTATTTAAAGAGGGTCAGATTAATGGACGACAGGTCTCTCTAGTGAAAACTCCATCCTATTGGCTAGAACACTTgaaatcatttctgtttttcagaaGAACAGTCAGATCTTTGAGAAGTGACATGGAGTTTTGTGAGTCCTTTGTTTTTCCCGGACCTCATGCCTTTCTGCTGGTGCTCGGAGATCCAAGTAATTCCTCCAAAGAGCATTTGCTTTTACGAGCTTTGTGTGAAATCTTTGGGAAGGAAGTTTTAGATTACATTATGGTTTTATGTGTGCATCATTCGAACAGGGACATTTTAAACAACCGCTGTGTCAAAATGTGCAGGCAGAGGTATCACATTTTAGAGAAAACTGAGAATAATGTTCCAAATCtttttgaaaaaattgaaaatatgtcaaacaGATATAGAACTAGATATTTCacaaaacatgttcatttattGGAAACGGCTAAAAAGTATCTCCAGAcagaattgaataaaaataatagagCAATGGAACATTCTCTTAAAGGAGAATTGTCGAAAATCAAAATGACTGTTAAAGATGGCAGAAATGAAATTGCggaattaaaaagacaaaatgaggAGCTACGAACACAGATAAGAAGAGGTCTGGAAGATGCCCAGGTCATAGAGAAACAGTTGAGAAGTGATCTGGACTGTTCCAGAGCTAGAGAGGATCAGTTAAGAAGAGATCTGGATGATTCCAGGGGCAGAGAGGATCAGTTAAGACGAGATCTGGAGGATGTCCAGGTCAATGAGAAACAGTTAAGAAGAGATCTGGATGATTCCAGGAGCAGAGAGGATCAGTTAAGAAGAGATCTGGAGGATTCCAGGAGCAGAGAGGATCAGTTAAGAAGAGATCTGGAGGATTCCAGGAGCAGAGAGGATCAGTTAAGAAGAGATCTGGAGGATTCCAGGAGCAGAGAGGATCAGTTAAGAAGAGATCTGGAGGATTCCAGGAGCAGAGAGGATCAGTTAAGAAGAGATCTGGAGGATGCCCAGGTCAGAGAGAAACAGTTAAGAAGAGGTCTGGCTGATTCCAGAGGCAGAGAGGATCAGTTAAGGGTGGACAATCTGAAACTtcaaagtgaaataaaacatataaaagacacagaaaaggTCCTGGGAAAGACAAATACAGAATTACAAGTCAAAGAAAGAGAGTTGTGTAATAGGCAGCGAGATCTggatgacagagagagaaatgttGAGTCTGAAAAGAGAGAACTAGAGACCAGAGAGCGTGAAGTGgcatcgagagagagagaagtggaGTCCAAAATGACCAGAGAAAGAGATTTTGCTCAAAGAAACACCTGGTCCGGTGGAAAAGGGTTGACTCCTCCTGATG CCAGTGCCAGACCTCTAGATAAAGAGACTGGAGCAGAGAGCAGTGATGGAGATTCACAAGTCACAAGATCAGATGTGACTGATGAAATAAAACCTGTGAGACGAAACAGTCTGCCAGAGCCACCCTATA TGTCTGAATGTGGTCCTCTACATATTCTGTGA
- the LOC130408168 gene encoding uncharacterized protein PF3D7_1120000-like isoform X2, giving the protein MFRFMVLGGDDSLMNEACETILDIRHTEYANIIRTRENMKTNVARRDVSVLKTPSFWLDVLKSNVIFRNGLKSIKKDMKLCESLLFPGPHVFLLVLGDVHNSAKEGLLLQAVSDVYGKKALDYSMVLFIDECKEKDIRRNRCVKKCRNRYHVLENTEKLLDYVETVVKERENSYFTKNFELTERAKDHFQAEFGWQNLQYVERENSLRSELAGMRKTVEDLRIENTQLKGRLVSSKGRGNQVRSVDSIARTSQFRKKSDEYDCKENLFRNESDDTEARESQFRNESSESKAIEIVFRKQLDECKARENQFRKELDESTAKFRKEMDKSKGKENQLREELEESKGKENQIREELEESKGKENQIREELVKFKARENQFRKELDESKATEIHLRKELDGSRIREIELNDELQILRSEIELLKATDKDLRRNLKETKTKEAFLLKKLQSECDIIQKSEELQVKETELCERQRELESRERYLSQRNTRSGGSESQFIRTAVISPVDKFRLHEGDGAESSDGESHVTGSDVTEGLNSVRRNSLQVETPNMSESKHEA; this is encoded by the exons ATGTTTAGATTCATGGTGCTTGGAGGCGATGACTCTCTTATGAATGAAGCTTGTGAAACCATCCTCGATATCAGACACACGGAGTACGCCAACATCATCAGAACACGAGAAAATATGAAGACTAATGTCGCCAGACGCGACGTGTCTGTGCTAAAAACTCCCTCCTTTTGGCTGGACGTCTTGAAATCGAATGTGATTTTCAGAAATGGGctcaaatctataaaaaaagacatgaaGTTGTGTGAATCTCTGCTGTTTCCGGGGCCTCATGTCTTTCTGCTGGTGCTCGGAGATGTACATAACTCTGCTAAAGAAGGTCTGCTTTTACAAGCTGTGAGCGACGTCTATGGGAAGAAAGCTTTAGATTACAGTATGGTGTTATTTATTGATGAATGTAAAGAGAAGGACATAAGGAGAAACCGTTGTGTGAAAAAGTGCAGAAACAGGTACCACGTTTTAGAGAACACCGAGAAGCTGCTCGATTATGTTGAAACGGTggttaaagagagagaaaatagtTATTTCACAAAGAATTTTGAGTTGACGGAAAGAGCTAAAGATCATTTTCAGGCGGAGTTTGGTTGGCAGAACTTACAGTATGTAGAACGGGAAAATTCTCTGAGAAGTGAATTGGCAGGAATGAGAAAGACAGTTGAAGATTTAAGAATAGAAAACACACAATTGAAGGGACGGCTGGTAAGTTCCAAAGGCAGAGGGAATCAGGTTAGGTCTGTTGATTCTATAGCCAGAACGAGTCAGTTCAGAAAAAAGTCTGATGAATATGACTGTAAAGAGAATCTGTTCAGAAACGAGTCGGATGATACGGAAGCTAGAGAGAGTCAGTTTAGAAATGAGTCGAGTGAATCTAAAGCCATAGAGATTGTGTTCAGAAAACAGCTGGATGAATGTAAAGCAAGAGAGAATCAGTTCAGAAAAGAGTTGGATGAATCTACAGCTAAGTTCAGAAAAGAGATGGATAAATCTAAAGGTAAAGAGAACCAGTTAAGAGAAGAGTTGGAGGAATCTAAAGGTAAAGAGAATCAGATAAGAGAAGAGTTGGAGGAATCTAAAGGTAAAGAGAATCAGATAAGAGAAGAGTTGGTTAAATTTAAAGCAAGAGAGAATCAGTTTAGGAAAGAATTGGATGAATCAAAGGCCACAGAGATTCATTTAAGAAAAGAGCTGGATGGATCTAGAATCAGAGAGATCGAGTTAAACGATGAGCTTCAGATTCTTCGAAGTGAAATAGAGCTGCTCAAAGCCACAGACAAAGACTTACGAAGGAATCTGAAGGAGACAAAGACCAAAGAAGCATTTCTGTTGAAAAAACTACAATCAGAATGTGACATAATACAGAAAAGTGAAGAACTACAAGTGAAAGAAACAGAGctgtgtgagagacagagagagctgGAGtccagagagagatatttgtcTCAGAGAAACACTCGGTCCGGTGGATCAGAATCTCAGTTCATCAGAACGGCGGTCATTTCTCCTGTTG ATAAATTCAGACTTCACGAGGGAGACGGAGCAGAGAGCAGTGATGGAGAATCACACGTCACAGGATCAGATGTGACTGAAGGATTGAACTCTGTGAGACGAAACAGCCTGCAGGTGGAGACACCCAACA TGTCTGAAAGTAAGCATGAAGCTTAA
- the LOC130408168 gene encoding uncharacterized protein PF3D7_1120000-like isoform X1: MFRFMVLGGDDSLMNEACETILDIRHTEYANIIRTRENMKTNVARRDVSVLKTPSFWLDVLKSNVIFRNGLKSIKKDMKLCESLLFPGPHVFLLVLGDVHNSAKEGLLLQAVSDVYGKKALDYSMVLFIDECKEKDIRRNRCVKKCRNRYHVLENTEKLLDYVETVVKERENSYFTKNFELTERAKDHFQAEFGWQNLQYVERENSLRSELAGMRKTVEDLRIENTQLKGRLVSSKGRGNQVRSVDSIARTSQFRKKSDEYDCKENLFRNESDDTEARESQFRNESSESKAIEIVFRKQLDECKARENQFRKELDESTAKFRKEMDKSKGKENQLREELEESKGKENQIREELEESKGKENQIREELVKFKARENQFRKELDESKATEIHLRKELDGSRIREIELNDELQILRSEIELLKATDKDLRRNLKETKTKEAFLLKKLQSECDIIQKSEELQVKETELCERQRELESRERYLSQRNTRSGGSESQFIRTAVISPVDKFRLHEGDGAESSDGESHVTGSDVTEGLNSVRRNSLQVETPNSKRTVVNRLF, encoded by the exons ATGTTTAGATTCATGGTGCTTGGAGGCGATGACTCTCTTATGAATGAAGCTTGTGAAACCATCCTCGATATCAGACACACGGAGTACGCCAACATCATCAGAACACGAGAAAATATGAAGACTAATGTCGCCAGACGCGACGTGTCTGTGCTAAAAACTCCCTCCTTTTGGCTGGACGTCTTGAAATCGAATGTGATTTTCAGAAATGGGctcaaatctataaaaaaagacatgaaGTTGTGTGAATCTCTGCTGTTTCCGGGGCCTCATGTCTTTCTGCTGGTGCTCGGAGATGTACATAACTCTGCTAAAGAAGGTCTGCTTTTACAAGCTGTGAGCGACGTCTATGGGAAGAAAGCTTTAGATTACAGTATGGTGTTATTTATTGATGAATGTAAAGAGAAGGACATAAGGAGAAACCGTTGTGTGAAAAAGTGCAGAAACAGGTACCACGTTTTAGAGAACACCGAGAAGCTGCTCGATTATGTTGAAACGGTggttaaagagagagaaaatagtTATTTCACAAAGAATTTTGAGTTGACGGAAAGAGCTAAAGATCATTTTCAGGCGGAGTTTGGTTGGCAGAACTTACAGTATGTAGAACGGGAAAATTCTCTGAGAAGTGAATTGGCAGGAATGAGAAAGACAGTTGAAGATTTAAGAATAGAAAACACACAATTGAAGGGACGGCTGGTAAGTTCCAAAGGCAGAGGGAATCAGGTTAGGTCTGTTGATTCTATAGCCAGAACGAGTCAGTTCAGAAAAAAGTCTGATGAATATGACTGTAAAGAGAATCTGTTCAGAAACGAGTCGGATGATACGGAAGCTAGAGAGAGTCAGTTTAGAAATGAGTCGAGTGAATCTAAAGCCATAGAGATTGTGTTCAGAAAACAGCTGGATGAATGTAAAGCAAGAGAGAATCAGTTCAGAAAAGAGTTGGATGAATCTACAGCTAAGTTCAGAAAAGAGATGGATAAATCTAAAGGTAAAGAGAACCAGTTAAGAGAAGAGTTGGAGGAATCTAAAGGTAAAGAGAATCAGATAAGAGAAGAGTTGGAGGAATCTAAAGGTAAAGAGAATCAGATAAGAGAAGAGTTGGTTAAATTTAAAGCAAGAGAGAATCAGTTTAGGAAAGAATTGGATGAATCAAAGGCCACAGAGATTCATTTAAGAAAAGAGCTGGATGGATCTAGAATCAGAGAGATCGAGTTAAACGATGAGCTTCAGATTCTTCGAAGTGAAATAGAGCTGCTCAAAGCCACAGACAAAGACTTACGAAGGAATCTGAAGGAGACAAAGACCAAAGAAGCATTTCTGTTGAAAAAACTACAATCAGAATGTGACATAATACAGAAAAGTGAAGAACTACAAGTGAAAGAAACAGAGctgtgtgagagacagagagagctgGAGtccagagagagatatttgtcTCAGAGAAACACTCGGTCCGGTGGATCAGAATCTCAGTTCATCAGAACGGCGGTCATTTCTCCTGTTG ATAAATTCAGACTTCACGAGGGAGACGGAGCAGAGAGCAGTGATGGAGAATCACACGTCACAGGATCAGATGTGACTGAAGGATTGAACTCTGTGAGACGAAACAGCCTGCAGGTGGAGACACCCAACAGTAAGAGAACCGTTGTAAATAGACTGTTTTAA